A genome region from Paenibacillus pabuli includes the following:
- a CDS encoding DinB family protein: MAKTTDEMIEEFKSFTSYVIELDNLSEQVWNTPIAEGKWTLKDVITHMMLWDQYFYNEAIYKIKQDEPLTVRHLNFDEFNANAIEYSKTTSKKAILEEFVEKRMNIIHAITGLREEEYTREYKDGDKKKFSIKKYVRAFISHDKHHKKQIDSFKKLNSQLK; the protein is encoded by the coding sequence ATGGCTAAAACTACGGATGAAATGATTGAGGAATTTAAGTCGTTTACTTCTTATGTGATCGAGTTAGACAATCTATCTGAGCAGGTATGGAATACGCCAATAGCTGAAGGCAAATGGACTTTGAAAGACGTTATCACGCATATGATGCTGTGGGATCAATATTTCTATAATGAAGCTATCTATAAAATCAAACAAGACGAACCGTTAACCGTAAGGCATCTGAATTTTGATGAATTTAACGCGAATGCGATCGAATACTCAAAGACAACATCCAAAAAGGCCATTCTCGAAGAATTTGTAGAAAAGAGAATGAACATTATTCATGCTATTACTGGACTTCGAGAAGAAGAATACACACGTGAGTACAAGGATGGAGACAAGAAGAAGTTTAGTATTAAAAAGTATGTAAGGGCATTCATCTCACATGATAAGCATCATAAGAAACAGATTGATAGCTTTAAGAAACTAAACTCACAGCTGAAATAA
- the mgtE gene encoding magnesium transporter, with protein sequence MNKNGPQPSKDVSIEEITELLVQYVQAQDLPEFYKAIKELHPYDLTLVYKRFPEQETKRFLLLFKPDVLADMAESLPLHEQVKLFEQLGPERTLEVMQQMDKSDLIRFMHDLPAKRREQLLSNMHLDHSAIIRSVLNYPPETAGRIMTDRYRTLLAHETAKEAIRESQGTPPIPATSYLYVTDDEGKLVGVVSHRSLLQAGDKTRVEELMTKRVIYATVDMDQEEAAQLLQRYEFIALPVVDENHRLCGVIQMDDVIDIIMHEASEDLAKMGGGGKDIDFDTKPLVAVKRRLPWLILLLFIGLISGSIVDFFEDTLNQVVALAFFMPMIAGMTGNTGTQSLAVVVRGLIGRKLDKSTVLALIGREIKVGTLIGLVCGVMITIIAYFWQGDWLLGAIIGVSLFFTLVIGTLTGTCIPLLLSRFKVDPAVASGPLITTLNDILSLFIYFGIATRFLGALM encoded by the coding sequence ATGAACAAAAACGGACCTCAGCCCTCTAAAGACGTTTCAATCGAAGAAATCACAGAACTGCTGGTTCAATATGTACAAGCCCAAGACCTCCCCGAATTTTATAAAGCGATAAAAGAACTGCATCCCTACGATCTTACTCTCGTCTACAAAAGGTTTCCCGAACAGGAAACGAAGCGATTTCTGCTCCTGTTCAAGCCGGATGTTCTCGCCGATATGGCTGAGTCACTCCCGCTTCACGAACAGGTTAAACTGTTCGAACAGCTTGGGCCGGAACGTACGCTGGAGGTCATGCAGCAGATGGACAAGAGTGATCTGATCCGGTTCATGCATGATTTGCCTGCCAAGCGCAGGGAACAGCTGTTATCGAACATGCATCTCGACCATTCGGCCATTATCCGTTCCGTACTGAACTATCCGCCCGAGACAGCTGGCCGGATCATGACCGACCGTTACCGTACTCTTCTGGCCCATGAGACCGCGAAGGAAGCGATAAGGGAGTCCCAGGGCACTCCGCCTATTCCCGCAACGAGCTATCTGTACGTTACGGATGATGAAGGCAAACTCGTTGGAGTCGTCAGTCACCGATCCCTGCTTCAAGCGGGTGACAAGACTCGGGTAGAGGAGCTGATGACGAAGCGCGTCATTTATGCGACCGTGGACATGGACCAGGAAGAAGCTGCTCAGCTGCTGCAGCGTTATGAATTTATCGCCTTACCCGTCGTCGATGAGAATCACAGACTGTGTGGCGTAATTCAGATGGATGATGTCATTGATATCATCATGCATGAAGCCAGTGAAGACCTTGCCAAAATGGGTGGTGGCGGCAAGGATATTGATTTTGATACCAAACCGCTCGTGGCGGTCAAGCGCAGGCTCCCCTGGCTCATCCTGTTGCTATTCATCGGACTCATCTCAGGCAGCATCGTGGACTTCTTCGAGGATACACTGAATCAGGTAGTCGCACTCGCATTTTTCATGCCCATGATCGCCGGTATGACCGGGAACACGGGAACGCAGTCCCTGGCTGTCGTCGTACGCGGTCTCATTGGGCGCAAGCTCGACAAGTCCACCGTACTGGCGTTGATTGGCCGGGAAATCAAGGTGGGTACCCTAATTGGACTCGTATGTGGTGTGATGATTACAATCATCGCCTATTTCTGGCAGGGGGACTGGCTTCTGGGCGCAATTATCGGCGTGTCCCTCTTCTTCACCCTCGTTATCGGTACATTGACAGGTACATGTATCCCTCTATTGCTAAGTCGCTTCAAGGTTGATCCCGCGGTTGCTTCCGGACCCTTGATCACCACACTGAACGATATATTGTCACTATTCATTTACTTCGGCATCGCAACCCGCTTCCTGGGCGCATTGATGTGA
- a CDS encoding DNA alkylation repair protein produces METEIRTQLLSLAEPEYQKFSAALIPNITNLMGVRLPAIRKMAKKLAAGDWRAYLETADDEYFEEVMLQAMVIGHVQTDLDEWLEHVAAFVPKIDNWSICDSFCAGLKYTRGHAESVWNFLQPYLKSDQEYEIRFGVVMLLNFYLDETYIDRVLVSLDQIKHEAYYVKMAVAWAISMAYVKQPEVTMRYLKNNTLDDFTYNKALQKITESYRVDPETKQMIRSMKRKTKRSVRV; encoded by the coding sequence GTGGAAACAGAGATCAGAACACAGCTGCTCAGTCTGGCCGAACCAGAGTACCAAAAATTCTCGGCTGCATTGATTCCCAATATTACAAATCTGATGGGAGTTCGATTGCCTGCGATACGAAAGATGGCGAAAAAGCTCGCTGCAGGGGACTGGCGTGCGTATCTGGAAACGGCAGACGATGAATACTTCGAAGAAGTGATGCTGCAAGCGATGGTTATTGGTCATGTCCAGACTGATCTGGATGAATGGCTGGAGCATGTCGCCGCATTTGTCCCCAAGATCGATAACTGGTCGATATGTGACAGCTTCTGCGCCGGATTGAAATATACGAGGGGACATGCGGAATCCGTGTGGAATTTCCTGCAGCCTTATCTGAAATCGGATCAGGAATACGAGATACGTTTTGGCGTGGTCATGCTGTTGAACTTTTATCTGGACGAGACCTATATCGACCGTGTTCTAGTCTCATTAGATCAGATTAAGCATGAAGCGTACTATGTGAAAATGGCGGTAGCCTGGGCAATATCCATGGCCTATGTGAAACAGCCGGAAGTGACGATGCGTTATTTGAAGAACAATACGTTGGATGATTTTACCTACAATAAAGCTCTGCAGAAAATAACGGAGTCCTATCGCGTTGATCCGGAGACCAAGCAGATGATTCGCAGCATGAAACGGAAAACGAAGAGATCTGTTCGTGTTTAG
- the mmsA gene encoding multiple monosaccharide ABC transporter ATP-binding protein — translation MTGIILEMKGITKTFPGVKALENVNLKIREGEIHSLCGENGAGKSTLMKVLSGVYPHGTYEGDILFQGKTCEFKSIKQSEDLGIVIIHQELALIPYLSIAENIYLGNERASKGIIDWKETLVGTRELLSKVGLSENPNTLVSNIGVGKQQLVEIAKALSKKVRLLILDEPTAALNEDDSENLLQLMLEFKKQGIACILISHKLNEVSKVSDSVTILRDGKTIETLDMRKDNVTEDRIISGMVGRDLTSRYPERHADIGKVILEVKDWTVYHEHHADRKVLDRVNMNIRRGEIVGIAGLMGAGRTELAMSMFGKSYGRNISGQLIKDGKPIQNNSVTEAIQNGFAYVTEDRKEYGLILMDDIKRNISLTGLGKLTKNAVVNEREEVLVAEEMKKSMNIKAPSILQKTGNLSGGNQQKVVLSKWIFAGPDILILDEPTRGIDVGAKFEIYTIIHRLAAEGKGVLVISSELPEVLGLCDRIYVMNAGRITGEVSREEATQETLMRYMTKSGGEKHGNAN, via the coding sequence ATGACCGGAATCATATTGGAAATGAAGGGCATCACCAAAACCTTTCCTGGCGTCAAAGCACTGGAAAACGTCAATCTCAAGATCCGGGAAGGTGAAATTCATTCCCTGTGCGGTGAGAACGGTGCAGGTAAATCCACACTGATGAAAGTGCTTAGCGGTGTATATCCACATGGAACGTACGAAGGGGATATTTTGTTCCAAGGGAAAACATGCGAGTTCAAAAGCATCAAGCAGAGCGAGGATCTGGGAATCGTCATTATCCATCAGGAGCTCGCACTGATCCCTTACCTATCCATTGCCGAGAACATCTACCTGGGCAACGAGCGTGCCAGCAAAGGCATCATTGACTGGAAAGAAACATTGGTCGGCACACGTGAATTGCTCTCCAAAGTGGGCCTGAGCGAAAATCCGAACACCCTTGTATCCAACATCGGTGTAGGGAAGCAGCAGCTGGTTGAAATTGCAAAAGCACTCTCCAAAAAGGTTCGTTTGCTCATCCTGGATGAACCGACGGCAGCGCTGAATGAGGATGATAGTGAGAACCTGCTCCAATTAATGCTGGAGTTCAAGAAGCAGGGAATCGCGTGTATCCTGATCTCCCACAAGCTGAATGAGGTGTCCAAGGTATCGGACTCCGTCACGATCTTGCGGGACGGCAAGACGATCGAGACGCTGGACATGAGAAAGGATAACGTCACCGAGGATCGGATTATCAGCGGAATGGTTGGCCGTGATCTAACAAGCCGTTACCCGGAACGCCATGCAGATATCGGGAAAGTCATATTGGAAGTAAAGGACTGGACCGTCTATCACGAGCATCATGCTGATCGCAAGGTGCTGGACCGGGTCAACATGAACATCCGGCGTGGTGAGATCGTTGGCATAGCGGGTCTGATGGGTGCGGGGCGTACGGAACTGGCCATGAGCATGTTCGGCAAATCCTACGGACGCAACATATCGGGCCAGCTGATCAAGGATGGCAAACCGATTCAGAACAACAGCGTCACGGAGGCGATTCAGAACGGTTTTGCCTACGTGACGGAGGATCGGAAGGAATACGGGCTTATTCTTATGGACGATATCAAACGCAATATCTCACTAACGGGTCTGGGCAAGCTGACCAAGAACGCCGTTGTGAACGAGCGTGAAGAAGTGCTGGTTGCTGAAGAGATGAAGAAAAGCATGAATATCAAGGCACCGAGCATTTTGCAGAAAACCGGCAACCTGAGCGGTGGTAATCAGCAGAAAGTGGTGCTGAGCAAATGGATCTTTGCCGGACCGGATATTCTCATTCTGGATGAACCGACCCGTGGAATCGATGTGGGTGCCAAATTCGAAATCTATACGATTATTCACCGGCTTGCTGCTGAGGGCAAGGGCGTGCTGGTGATCTCATCCGAGCTTCCCGAGGTTCTTGGCCTGTGTGACCGGATCTATGTCATGAATGCCGGGCGTATCACGGGAGAAGTTAGCCGAGAGGAAGCAACGCAGGAAACGTTGATGAGATATATGACGAAGTCTGGAGGCGAGAAGCATGGAAATGCTAACTAA
- the mmsB gene encoding multiple monosaccharide ABC transporter permease has product MEMLTKLFKNNIRQYGMIIALVVIMILFEVLTGGLLLKPINITNLILQNSYILVLAIGMVLVIITGHIDLSVGSVAAFVGAVAAIMMVDWQLPAWLAVIASLLVGALIGAWQGFWIAYVRIPAFIVTLAGMLLFRGLTMIVLEGQSISPFPGGFQKISSGFLPDIQFSGFGLISILVGIALTIWYIVNELRERRSQRKYGFAVVSQGLFLLKLIVVAAVTNLFTFVLASYAGIPNILILLFVLIVVYSFVMNRTVMGRHVYALGGNEKAAGLSGVKTKKVTFWVFVNMGVLAAVSGLIFAARLNAATPRAGTNFELDAIAACFIGGASASGGIGTVFGAIIGGLVMGVLNNGMSLIGLGIDWQQGIKGLVLLLAVAFDIYNKNKRSA; this is encoded by the coding sequence ATGGAAATGCTAACTAAACTGTTCAAAAACAATATACGCCAATACGGCATGATTATCGCACTGGTTGTCATTATGATCTTGTTCGAGGTGCTGACTGGCGGGCTCTTGCTGAAGCCGATCAATATTACGAATTTGATCCTGCAGAACAGCTATATCCTGGTGCTCGCCATCGGGATGGTACTGGTCATCATTACCGGGCATATTGATCTGTCGGTCGGATCGGTTGCAGCCTTTGTTGGTGCGGTAGCGGCCATCATGATGGTCGACTGGCAGCTTCCGGCCTGGCTGGCGGTAATCGCCTCTTTGCTGGTCGGGGCATTAATCGGGGCATGGCAGGGCTTCTGGATCGCATATGTGCGGATTCCTGCCTTTATCGTAACCCTCGCGGGCATGCTGCTCTTCCGCGGCTTGACGATGATTGTGCTGGAGGGCCAGTCGATTTCTCCTTTTCCGGGAGGGTTCCAAAAGATTAGCTCCGGGTTCCTGCCTGATATTCAATTCTCAGGTTTCGGTCTCATCTCGATTCTTGTAGGTATCGCGCTTACGATCTGGTATATCGTGAATGAACTGCGGGAACGCCGCTCCCAGCGGAAATACGGATTCGCGGTGGTGTCCCAGGGACTTTTCCTGCTCAAGCTGATTGTGGTGGCTGCGGTGACAAACCTGTTCACCTTCGTACTCGCGAGTTACGCCGGTATTCCGAATATCTTGATCCTGCTGTTTGTACTGATCGTTGTTTACTCCTTCGTCATGAACCGTACTGTAATGGGGCGTCATGTCTATGCACTTGGCGGAAATGAGAAGGCCGCAGGACTGTCCGGAGTCAAAACGAAAAAAGTGACATTCTGGGTATTTGTAAACATGGGCGTGCTCGCCGCCGTATCTGGTCTGATCTTCGCTGCTCGTCTGAATGCGGCTACCCCAAGAGCGGGTACCAACTTCGAACTGGATGCCATTGCTGCCTGCTTTATCGGCGGAGCTTCAGCTTCAGGAGGCATTGGAACCGTGTTTGGAGCGATCATCGGCGGTTTGGTTATGGGGGTACTGAATAACGGGATGTCCCTCATTGGACTGGGCATTGACTGGCAGCAGGGAATCAAGGGTTTGGTGCTTCTGCTTGCCGTCGCCTTCGATATCTATAACAAAAACAAAAGATCAGCATAG
- a CDS encoding methylated-DNA--[protein]-cysteine S-methyltransferase, giving the protein MRKKIMWATLELDGSPWVLIATEQGICRIVMPNETLEDWSSWMNRIAPGVELVEDEEALQRTGMVDWLQSYFAGEQIRYTDEIPLDLIGTTFQQQVWKELGRVPYGEVRTYGDIAAAIGRPTAVRAVGAANGANPIPLLLPCHRIIGANRKLTGFRGGLELKRRLLDLERIEGVTDGGHERFHF; this is encoded by the coding sequence ATGCGAAAAAAGATCATGTGGGCGACCTTGGAGCTGGACGGAAGTCCGTGGGTGTTGATCGCTACGGAACAGGGCATATGCCGTATTGTCATGCCGAATGAAACGTTGGAGGACTGGAGCAGCTGGATGAACCGGATTGCGCCAGGAGTGGAGCTGGTAGAAGATGAGGAGGCCTTACAGCGAACAGGCATGGTGGATTGGCTGCAATCTTATTTTGCAGGGGAGCAGATCCGTTATACGGATGAAATTCCGCTTGATCTGATCGGGACAACGTTCCAGCAGCAGGTGTGGAAAGAGCTGGGACGTGTCCCTTATGGTGAAGTTCGCACATATGGCGATATTGCGGCTGCAATTGGCAGACCTACCGCGGTTCGTGCGGTTGGGGCAGCGAATGGAGCCAATCCCATTCCACTTCTGCTGCCATGTCACCGCATCATCGGTGCCAACCGCAAGCTGACCGGATTTCGTGGAGGTCTGGAGTTGAAGCGCAGACTGCTAGACTTAGAGCGGATTGAAGGCGTGACGGATGGCGGGCATGAGCGGTTTCATTTTTGA
- a CDS encoding GNAT family N-acetyltransferase — MNYEFIQASKEYKDVIQNLMQFYIYDFSEFVHCDVEDDGLFKPCPYLEDYWIEVDQRFPYVIKQEDNYIGFVLVRIIESEERNYFSIAEFFIMKKYRKAGIGKAVAKQIFDTHKGQWEVCQLESNVPAQQFWNKVIHEYTQGNFSDRVQDGRRIQEFEA; from the coding sequence ATGAATTACGAATTCATTCAAGCGTCTAAAGAATATAAGGATGTCATACAAAACCTGATGCAGTTTTATATTTATGATTTCTCTGAATTTGTCCATTGTGATGTAGAAGATGATGGTCTATTTAAGCCCTGTCCTTATTTGGAAGACTATTGGATCGAAGTGGATCAAAGATTTCCATATGTTATTAAACAAGAGGATAATTATATCGGTTTTGTGTTAGTCAGAATCATCGAATCAGAGGAGCGAAATTACTTCTCGATTGCGGAGTTTTTTATTATGAAGAAATACAGAAAAGCAGGCATAGGCAAGGCGGTAGCTAAACAAATATTTGATACGCATAAGGGACAGTGGGAAGTTTGTCAGCTCGAAAGTAACGTGCCCGCACAGCAATTTTGGAATAAGGTTATACACGAGTACACGCAAGGAAACTTCTCAGATCGAGTGCAAGATGGAAGAAGGATACAAGAATTTGAAGCATAA
- a CDS encoding low molecular weight protein tyrosine phosphatase family protein, which translates to MKLLFICSRNKWRSLTAENIFDGYNGYEVRSAGTEQGARVKVTEGHIGWSDMIFVMEKKHIRRLREKFTNTLENKTLINLDIPDDYRFMDEDLIEILKSRVSEYLEVPE; encoded by the coding sequence ATTAAATTACTTTTTATTTGTAGTCGAAATAAATGGCGTAGTTTAACTGCTGAGAATATCTTTGATGGGTACAATGGATATGAAGTGAGATCAGCAGGAACCGAGCAAGGTGCAAGAGTTAAAGTTACTGAAGGACATATCGGATGGTCAGATATGATTTTTGTAATGGAGAAAAAACATATCAGAAGACTTAGAGAGAAGTTTACAAACACATTGGAAAATAAAACACTTATCAACTTGGATATACCCGATGATTATAGGTTTATGGATGAAGATTTAATAGAAATTTTGAAATCGAGAGTGTCAGAGTATCTGGAAGTTCCTGAATAG
- the chvE gene encoding multiple monosaccharide ABC transporter substrate-binding protein yields MKKGAAMIWLLVMTLMLSACNLAESGAGSKEKGYVGISMPTKSSERWVGDGENMVRLFQEQGYKTDLQYAEDVVENQISQIENMITKGVDVMVIASVDGNTLTDVIKKAHDEGIQVISYDRLIRNTPYLTYYATFDNFKVGVLQASYIEQKLGLKEGKGPFNIELFGGSPDDNNAYFFFDGAMSVLKPYIDSGKLVVRSNQTTMAQIATLRWDGALAQSRMDNLLSAYYSGDNLDAVLSPYDGISIGIISSLKGVGYGSESKPLPVITGQDAELASIKSIVAGEQTQTVFKDTRKLAEQTVEMANSILQGKQAEVNDEKSYNNGIKIIPAYLLDPISVDRTNVEKDIVGTNYYTKEEIGLK; encoded by the coding sequence ATGAAAAAAGGAGCAGCGATGATCTGGCTTCTGGTGATGACCCTGATGTTATCGGCCTGCAATCTGGCTGAGAGCGGAGCAGGCAGCAAGGAAAAAGGTTATGTCGGCATTTCTATGCCAACCAAATCCTCCGAGCGCTGGGTCGGCGACGGAGAGAACATGGTCCGCCTGTTTCAGGAACAGGGGTATAAGACGGATCTGCAGTACGCTGAGGACGTGGTCGAAAATCAGATTTCACAGATTGAGAACATGATCACCAAGGGAGTGGATGTGATGGTGATTGCATCCGTGGATGGAAATACGCTGACGGATGTAATCAAGAAGGCTCACGATGAGGGCATTCAAGTTATATCATACGACCGCCTGATCCGGAACACACCCTATCTCACGTATTATGCGACGTTCGACAACTTCAAGGTTGGGGTGCTGCAGGCTTCCTACATTGAGCAGAAGCTTGGCCTCAAGGAAGGCAAAGGACCATTCAACATCGAGCTGTTTGGCGGCTCACCCGATGACAACAATGCGTATTTCTTCTTCGACGGTGCAATGTCTGTACTGAAACCCTATATTGATTCCGGCAAGCTTGTGGTACGGAGCAACCAAACCACAATGGCACAGATTGCGACCTTGCGCTGGGATGGAGCACTCGCCCAGTCGAGGATGGATAACTTGCTAAGTGCCTATTACTCCGGAGATAACCTGGATGCAGTGTTGTCCCCGTACGACGGAATCAGCATCGGCATCATCTCGTCGCTGAAAGGTGTCGGATACGGATCAGAGAGTAAACCTCTGCCTGTTATTACTGGGCAGGACGCGGAGCTGGCCTCCATTAAATCCATTGTTGCCGGAGAGCAGACACAGACGGTATTCAAGGATACACGCAAGCTCGCGGAGCAGACGGTAGAGATGGCCAATAGCATTTTACAAGGGAAACAAGCAGAAGTGAATGACGAAAAATCATATAACAACGGGATTAAGATCATACCGGCCTATTTGCTGGATCCGATCTCCGTGGACCGGACCAATGTGGAGAAGGACATTGTCGGCACCAATTATTACACCAAAGAAGAAATCGGACTGAAATAA
- a CDS encoding GNAT family N-acetyltransferase: MIREAEPRDAQAIESLYRELLPNNLDTNVLGERIEEIKNNPNSFLLVCEMDQKVIGTAHLHICLDALVENRPFGVVERVIVTEHVQSKGYGSELMKYIEQLCIQKNCVKVFLTSGAARSEAHHFYEKLGYDGESSKAFKKYL; encoded by the coding sequence ATGATCAGGGAAGCAGAGCCAAGAGATGCTCAGGCTATTGAATCGTTGTATAGAGAATTATTGCCGAACAACTTGGATACAAATGTGTTGGGAGAACGGATTGAGGAGATCAAAAATAACCCCAACAGTTTCTTGCTCGTGTGTGAAATGGATCAAAAGGTCATTGGTACAGCGCACTTACATATTTGTCTGGATGCCTTGGTGGAAAATAGACCGTTTGGAGTGGTCGAACGCGTCATTGTTACAGAGCATGTCCAGAGCAAGGGATATGGTTCAGAACTGATGAAGTATATCGAACAACTTTGCATACAGAAAAATTGTGTAAAAGTGTTTCTAACCAGTGGAGCAGCCAGAAGCGAGGCACATCATTTTTATGAAAAATTAGGATACGATGGAGAATCAAGCAAAGCATTTAAGAAATATCTGTAG
- a CDS encoding amidohydrolase family protein has translation MLNQAYWLTNVTLERGYIMEEGQVTGTQTKRAHLRVEDGMITDIKDEGTELQTDLPQYDGKGQLLLPSFEEAHIHLDKTYYDGPWQAVRRISSIFERIEEEKVLLPKLLPDAKRQAESILNLIQGYGSTHVRSHCNIEPVSGLKRLEATRQALESFSDKISSEIVAFPQHGLLRSNSVELMRQAMQEGATIVGGLDPHTVDEHIEKSLHAMVDLAVQHQAGIDIHLHDRNEPGKQTLQRLADLTEEAGLQGKVTVSHAFWFAQAEQQEAEDMAKRMASLGMSVASTVPIGKMVMPLPMLQRVGVNVKLATDSLTDHWSPFGSGDQLEKAGRFAELYGYNDERSLSQSLGFITGGVTPLDSEGNQVWPKVGDAASFVLVQASCSAEAVARKSARQAVWYKGQMVSGTV, from the coding sequence ATGTTAAATCAGGCGTATTGGTTGACTAACGTAACGTTGGAGCGGGGGTATATTATGGAAGAGGGACAGGTAACGGGAACTCAGACGAAAAGGGCTCATCTCCGGGTGGAGGACGGAATGATCACCGATATTAAGGATGAGGGCACTGAGCTTCAGACGGATCTGCCTCAATATGATGGTAAGGGACAGCTGCTGCTGCCTTCGTTCGAAGAAGCACATATTCACCTGGATAAAACGTATTACGATGGACCTTGGCAAGCCGTAAGGCGCATATCCAGCATTTTCGAACGGATTGAAGAAGAAAAGGTGCTGCTGCCCAAGTTGCTGCCTGATGCGAAACGTCAAGCGGAGAGTATCCTGAATCTGATTCAGGGGTATGGGTCTACCCATGTGCGAAGCCATTGCAACATTGAGCCCGTCAGCGGGTTGAAACGGCTTGAGGCGACCAGACAGGCACTGGAATCCTTTTCAGACAAAATCTCCTCGGAGATTGTGGCATTTCCGCAGCATGGGCTGCTTCGCTCCAATTCGGTGGAGTTAATGCGCCAAGCCATGCAAGAAGGGGCTACAATTGTGGGTGGACTTGATCCTCATACGGTGGACGAGCATATTGAGAAATCGCTGCATGCCATGGTAGATCTGGCTGTGCAGCATCAGGCGGGGATCGATATCCATCTGCATGATCGCAATGAGCCGGGCAAGCAAACGCTGCAGCGACTCGCTGACCTGACGGAAGAGGCAGGACTTCAAGGGAAGGTCACGGTGAGTCATGCATTTTGGTTCGCTCAAGCGGAGCAGCAGGAGGCGGAGGATATGGCGAAGCGTATGGCCTCTCTCGGCATGAGCGTGGCTTCAACGGTACCCATCGGCAAAATGGTTATGCCCCTTCCGATGCTGCAGCGCGTGGGGGTCAACGTGAAGCTGGCCACAGACAGCCTGACCGATCATTGGTCACCTTTTGGCAGTGGGGATCAACTGGAGAAAGCAGGGCGCTTCGCCGAATTGTATGGATACAATGATGAACGTTCGTTGTCCCAGTCTCTTGGATTCATCACGGGTGGAGTTACACCGCTGGATTCGGAAGGGAATCAAGTCTGGCCTAAAGTAGGCGATGCGGCGAGCTTTGTACTGGTTCAGGCAAGCTGCTCGGCGGAAGCCGTTGCCCGTAAATCTGCCCGGCAGGCGGTATGGTACAAGGGACAAATGGTGAGTGGAACTGTATAA
- a CDS encoding GNAT family N-acetyltransferase produces the protein MNSPKQDVELQIVYEDHEEDYKAICEHLYNYNVRETNGLLKKPGENINLFLRDKNGKAIGGIFCATYCDTLYIDNFWIDEEYRNHGNGKSLILQAESIASSMGCKLAHTSTFSYQAPEFYQKMGYEVFGVIDEYPEGIVQYFLKKKL, from the coding sequence ATGAATAGCCCAAAGCAAGATGTTGAATTGCAGATCGTATATGAAGACCATGAGGAAGACTACAAAGCCATTTGTGAACATCTGTATAACTACAATGTAAGAGAGACGAATGGGTTATTAAAGAAGCCAGGAGAAAACATTAATCTATTTTTGCGGGATAAGAACGGCAAAGCCATAGGTGGAATCTTCTGTGCTACATACTGCGATACCTTGTATATTGATAACTTTTGGATCGACGAGGAATATAGAAATCACGGGAATGGGAAGTCTCTCATCTTACAAGCGGAAAGCATAGCCTCCAGTATGGGTTGCAAACTTGCTCATACGAGTACGTTTTCTTATCAGGCTCCAGAATTCTATCAGAAGATGGGCTATGAAGTGTTTGGAGTCATTGATGAATATCCAGAGGGAATAGTTCAGTACTTTCTGAAGAAAAAGCTGTAG